A stretch of Treponema vincentii F0403 DNA encodes these proteins:
- a CDS encoding putative minor capsid protein encodes MIGRHLLIHSCTVKEVSGLNRDGGAKYGENILLEHVRIVPAYSVRRGTVGEEKDDKLLLFIDGVNSAPRGFIPKTDSAVFWQGQQYTVRAVTPCYTAGSGSLVHHWELSLV; translated from the coding sequence ATGATAGGCAGACACCTTTTAATCCATTCCTGCACCGTAAAAGAGGTAAGCGGGTTAAACCGCGACGGCGGCGCGAAGTATGGAGAAAACATCTTACTTGAACACGTGCGGATAGTACCTGCATACAGCGTACGGCGCGGAACTGTCGGTGAAGAAAAGGACGACAAATTACTTCTTTTTATCGACGGGGTAAACAGCGCCCCACGCGGGTTTATACCCAAAACCGACAGCGCGGTATTTTGGCAGGGGCAACAATACACCGTCCGTGCGGTAACTCCCTGCTACACCGCTGGCAGCGGTTCGCTGGTGCATCATTGGGAGCTGTCGCTTGTATGA
- a CDS encoding minor capsid protein, translating to MIVEFLVCKVAQHLDSKRLEDIVKQKIESVQPYLDSMVLQDSNYFCPLKDSHLQKSSITNTKIGSGLLIWQTPYARAQYYGEKFDHSKQRNPNACAKWFEAAKARWHSKWVRFVNEMLKNS from the coding sequence ATGATTGTTGAATTTCTTGTGTGTAAAGTTGCCCAACATCTGGACAGTAAGCGGCTAGAAGATATCGTAAAACAAAAGATAGAAAGCGTACAGCCTTATCTTGACAGTATGGTATTGCAAGACAGTAATTATTTTTGCCCGTTGAAAGATAGCCACCTGCAAAAGTCATCTATCACCAATACAAAGATTGGAAGCGGGCTATTAATCTGGCAAACCCCATACGCGCGGGCGCAGTATTACGGGGAGAAATTCGACCATAGCAAGCAGCGCAACCCGAACGCGTGCGCGAAATGGTTCGAGGCGGCAAAGGCGCGATGGCATTCAAAATGGGTGAGGTTTGTTAATGAAATGCTTAAAAATAGCTGA
- a CDS encoding phage tail terminator protein, with protein sequence MKCLKIAERVNQWVEKKGLFPFIVYNDLIPYADKDGAALRHDPAPAAQQRYIDGSRLVKWNLTYYIRCKDSEKAREYAYNITSALDGVEIEGEDVDITCEALTLPQFIGKDDKDFTTYSAAIACSYLEE encoded by the coding sequence ATGAAATGCTTAAAAATAGCTGAACGAGTTAATCAGTGGGTTGAAAAAAAAGGACTTTTCCCTTTTATCGTCTATAACGACCTTATTCCTTACGCCGACAAAGACGGGGCAGCGCTCCGGCACGATCCAGCCCCCGCAGCACAGCAACGCTATATCGATGGCTCCCGCCTCGTAAAATGGAACCTTACCTACTATATCCGCTGTAAGGACTCCGAGAAAGCCCGCGAGTATGCGTATAACATTACCAGTGCTTTAGACGGAGTGGAGATAGAAGGGGAAGATGTAGACATTACCTGTGAAGCGCTCACCTTGCCGCAATTTATCGGCAAGGATGATAAAGACTTTACCACCTACAGCGCAGCGATTGCCTGTAGCTATCTGGAAGAATAA
- a CDS encoding Gp15 family bacteriophage protein, whose protein sequence is MIDLTKAKLPEAIEVSGAFYRIHTDFRYFIRLGQVLSEKGTKPIDCDFMFIQELPPDKIAGIKALVAFMNPPHILPRKSKREDSGAPVLDYTIDADLIYAAFMQQYHINLSTEPLHWHQFSALLAGLRDTKLNDVIGFRLWENTSGKKDEYTRAMQQLHDAWEIEVKDDEEDAALAEFEAKLNGLQKKKKGKR, encoded by the coding sequence GTGATCGATTTAACCAAAGCAAAGCTCCCCGAAGCGATAGAAGTTTCGGGGGCTTTTTACCGCATTCATACCGATTTCCGCTATTTTATCCGATTGGGACAGGTGCTAAGCGAGAAAGGCACAAAGCCGATCGACTGCGATTTTATGTTTATTCAAGAGTTGCCCCCCGATAAAATAGCCGGCATAAAGGCACTTGTCGCTTTTATGAACCCGCCGCACATTTTACCCCGGAAGAGTAAGCGCGAGGATTCTGGCGCTCCGGTACTCGATTATACCATTGACGCCGATTTAATCTATGCCGCCTTTATGCAGCAGTATCATATTAATTTAAGTACCGAACCTCTCCATTGGCACCAGTTTAGCGCACTGTTAGCAGGCTTACGGGACACCAAGTTAAATGATGTTATCGGTTTTAGGCTCTGGGAAAACACGAGCGGTAAAAAGGACGAGTACACCCGCGCAATGCAACAGCTCCATGACGCATGGGAAATCGAAGTAAAGGATGATGAAGAAGATGCCGCCCTTGCCGAGTTTGAAGCGAAATTAAACGGATTGCAGAAAAAGAAAAAAGGAAAAAGATAA
- a CDS encoding NlpC/P60 family protein, with translation MIEVNDLIGTPYKDHGRDKGGYDCYGLCIEVARRAGYRLDDVYYEDHSVHLSRLHAPTLNVHKIDAPKEGALLEMETHTEAGTELHIGVCLNETEFIHMTRLGCRVNRIGTFKVRGIYGIDTRL, from the coding sequence ATGATAGAAGTAAACGATTTAATCGGCACACCATATAAAGACCACGGGCGGGACAAAGGGGGCTATGACTGTTACGGCCTTTGTATCGAAGTCGCCCGCCGCGCGGGGTATCGGTTGGACGACGTATACTATGAAGATCACAGCGTACATTTAAGCCGTCTTCACGCGCCGACGCTCAACGTACATAAAATTGACGCGCCGAAAGAGGGCGCGCTTTTAGAGATGGAAACGCATACGGAAGCGGGGACGGAATTACACATCGGCGTCTGTTTGAACGAAACCGAATTTATTCACATGACGCGGCTCGGCTGTCGGGTTAATCGCATCGGAACTTTTAAAGTAAGGGGCATTTATGGCATTGATACACGTTTATAA
- a CDS encoding protein-export chaperone SecB — protein MDTTKQPGIWFDNVLLKELFFRRKPELASYDITIKFTFTSSIAPDKKSMNCELVCDVTDKNDVFKLHCAMIGVFSYVEGKENMDIAEFAKSNAAALLLPYVREMVSTTTVQAGLPPIRIPPINMRAILKDQDGKITGTISAK, from the coding sequence ATGGATACAACAAAACAGCCGGGGATTTGGTTTGATAACGTACTGTTAAAAGAATTGTTTTTCAGACGAAAGCCAGAGCTTGCAAGTTATGATATTACCATCAAATTCACCTTTACCAGCTCAATAGCTCCCGATAAGAAGTCTATGAATTGTGAATTGGTATGCGATGTTACTGATAAAAACGATGTGTTCAAATTACACTGTGCTATGATAGGCGTATTCTCATACGTAGAAGGCAAGGAGAATATGGATATTGCTGAATTCGCCAAAAGTAATGCCGCAGCGCTCCTATTGCCCTATGTTAGAGAGATGGTCTCTACAACTACTGTTCAAGCAGGCCTGCCACCGATTAGAATCCCTCCGATCAACATGCGGGCAATTTTAAAAGATCAAGACGGCAAGATAACTGGCACTATAAGCGCAAAATAG
- a CDS encoding tyrosine-type recombinase/integrase codes for MRKPWSMHKRKGIYQTQLYDYTNKKYLTAKSTGTKDRNEAILIAYRRAMEFDSGIATEYTEWVKNVSMITLSNERQPLNAEIATLVQAACQNAVNQALQNIPYSKQALPFPFVPDYEDVPETIKPLLDRLPTLTFYDYLLLYWNYDESPDIKERISKGETPPNPERFRQSTGILKKYAANIPSCPLTEITGLKIDAMLGAIRNAGKLKEQTMKNISYIFIQPLHFAYRNNLLARDVAQQITPVSKNTRKKAKKEAEKVIFKTEEIQRLFNAHENPFGSETYRLVNELLFKTGCRIGELQALQMQDVIKTEQGYVLKIDKNYCRAGKRIKSTKTERRDLVPISADLAAKLLAHIEKSPFKDIPTAFVFSSAKNAYTPLCYESISKDFNKTMIKLGIKRTHLTIHSYRHTFATFLRMAGYSEEQLRFLTRHDSIVEVHRYTDHYTPDMDQLKYRAAADIERLAA; via the coding sequence ATGCGTAAACCGTGGAGTATGCACAAACGAAAAGGCATTTATCAAACACAGCTGTATGACTACACAAACAAGAAGTACCTTACAGCCAAAAGCACCGGTACAAAAGACCGGAATGAAGCAATACTCATAGCCTATCGGCGGGCGATGGAATTTGATAGCGGTATTGCGACAGAATACACCGAATGGGTTAAGAACGTTTCAATGATAACCCTTTCTAATGAAAGACAGCCGCTTAATGCTGAAATAGCAACGCTGGTACAAGCTGCCTGCCAAAATGCTGTTAATCAGGCCTTGCAAAACATTCCCTACAGCAAACAAGCCCTACCGTTTCCGTTCGTACCGGATTACGAAGATGTGCCCGAAACAATCAAGCCGCTGCTTGATCGGCTTCCAACACTTACTTTTTATGACTATCTCTTACTGTATTGGAACTATGACGAAAGTCCTGATATAAAAGAACGCATCAGCAAAGGCGAAACCCCGCCGAACCCCGAACGCTTCCGGCAGTCAACCGGAATACTGAAAAAATATGCCGCCAACATTCCTTCTTGCCCGCTTACCGAAATAACCGGTTTAAAGATTGATGCTATGCTCGGTGCGATTAGGAATGCCGGTAAGCTCAAAGAACAAACCATGAAAAACATCAGCTATATTTTTATTCAACCTCTGCATTTTGCCTACCGGAACAATCTGCTTGCCCGGGACGTTGCGCAGCAGATAACCCCTGTTTCAAAAAACACACGAAAGAAAGCGAAGAAAGAAGCAGAAAAAGTAATTTTCAAAACAGAAGAGATACAGCGGCTTTTTAATGCCCATGAAAACCCGTTCGGTTCGGAAACTTATAGACTGGTCAACGAATTGCTTTTTAAAACCGGCTGCCGTATCGGGGAGTTGCAAGCTCTCCAGATGCAGGACGTTATAAAAACAGAGCAAGGCTATGTACTCAAAATTGATAAGAACTATTGCAGGGCGGGAAAGCGGATCAAGAGCACTAAAACGGAACGGCGCGACCTTGTGCCAATATCTGCCGACCTCGCGGCAAAGCTGCTAGCGCACATCGAAAAAAGCCCTTTTAAAGACATACCGACGGCGTTTGTTTTTAGCTCCGCAAAAAATGCGTATACCCCACTCTGTTACGAAAGTATCAGCAAGGATTTTAACAAGACGATGATTAAGCTCGGTATAAAAAGAACGCACTTAACCATTCACAGCTATCGGCATACATTCGCGACTTTTTTACGCATGGCCGGATATTCGGAAGAGCAACTCCGGTTTCTGACGCGGCATGATAGCATAGTAGAAGTACACCGCTATACCGACCACTACACGCCTGATATGGATCAGCTCAAGTATCGGGCGGCCGCCGATATTGAGCGTCTTGCAGCGTAG
- a CDS encoding Rpn family recombination-promoting nuclease/putative transposase — protein MTQKPFEDLTISDDFMFCKVMEYEPICREFLEILFSVRIEKITYLSSQNTVTANSGAKTVRLDVLVKDGSGTSYDIEMQVGNEYNIAKRMRYYQAVLDVAFLDKGYSYKALNDSFIIFVCLFDPIGSNRAVYTFENICVEDKRIPLRDGTKKIILNANSFRAADNKELQGFLQYVKTGKVTTAYTGRIEKMIQTVKCNEQLRKEYHVLPAALMDAFDEGEAKGKSLGLAEGSRRKALETARLMLQRNYPQAEICLMTGLTKAEVEAMK, from the coding sequence ATGACACAAAAACCTTTTGAAGACCTAACTATTTCAGACGATTTCATGTTCTGTAAAGTTATGGAATATGAGCCTATCTGTAGAGAATTTCTTGAGATTCTGTTTAGTGTTAGGATCGAGAAAATTACCTATCTATCGTCCCAGAATACCGTTACCGCTAATTCCGGAGCAAAAACTGTCAGACTGGACGTACTGGTAAAAGACGGCTCGGGTACATCCTACGATATTGAAATGCAAGTTGGAAATGAGTATAACATAGCGAAACGGATGCGGTATTATCAAGCGGTGCTGGATGTTGCTTTTTTAGATAAAGGCTATTCCTATAAAGCACTCAACGATAGCTTTATTATCTTTGTTTGTTTATTTGATCCTATCGGCAGCAACAGAGCTGTTTATACATTTGAAAATATCTGTGTTGAAGACAAAAGAATCCCCTTACGAGACGGGACAAAAAAGATTATACTGAATGCGAACTCGTTTAGAGCCGCAGATAATAAGGAATTACAAGGCTTTTTACAGTACGTAAAAACCGGTAAAGTAACGACAGCATATACAGGGAGGATAGAAAAGATGATACAGACAGTAAAATGCAACGAACAGCTGAGAAAAGAATATCACGTATTACCGGCAGCTCTGATGGATGCCTTTGATGAAGGCGAAGCTAAAGGTAAATCTCTCGGCCTTGCCGAAGGTTCCCGCCGAAAAGCGCTCGAAACGGCGCGGCTCATGCTTCAACGGAATTATCCGCAGGCGGAAATTTGCCTTATGACCGGCCTTACCAAAGCAGAAGTGGAAGCGATGAAATAA
- a CDS encoding MSP porin: MKKYLLVSLTILFAAAFVWAADATTVEPSVDIEAEATLSWGVNVEGNTVKHGFKNEASWTVKFPLLKKADRTSTKSDVPVYGQVSLKDVELNVVSEKDSNGRFALDGKVDDLEAKLVVYGAYLTVYNVPDFFKNYAQIWKPIDNDKKYRAADHRFRGAFDGYGTKIGYANKDFMDLDVGLKLGSSSNWDPASASHTQTMKYFDGNTALGNSEAIYIGDVSTGTGTWVTGKQVRFPDAGWYYFVKKNSADPTTYQYAIGFDLSMKPLDKMLGLAFTVNTTLSKNYPDANLNFGVEATSEPMDGLKLKAGFDGMYDFKAASNAFNWDTVFTAQYKWVGAGVYVASADTWMGNNNTSHANRTDMAVFAQFATKGDKGDATNLVEGLDAGAYISMYKLLYGLSDVKKFPLLVKVWGAYKVNLNDAMWVKPFADVWVESDAKHGNSIGLAYDLGVKFSPVEKVEVKAAWEHGSINKNAYSSATQRKYKKDYVSVVDHSVLDSTFYGQFVLSLTLTY; encoded by the coding sequence ATGAAAAAATATCTACTCGTAAGCTTGACAATTCTCTTTGCTGCTGCATTCGTGTGGGCAGCGGATGCTACAACTGTAGAACCGAGCGTCGACATCGAAGCTGAAGCAACCTTAAGCTGGGGTGTTAACGTTGAAGGAAACACCGTAAAACACGGATTTAAAAATGAAGCTTCTTGGACGGTGAAATTTCCGCTCCTCAAGAAAGCTGACAGAACCTCTACTAAAAGCGATGTACCCGTATACGGCCAAGTCAGCTTGAAGGATGTGGAACTGAACGTTGTAAGCGAAAAAGACAGCAACGGACGTTTTGCTCTTGATGGAAAAGTAGACGATCTTGAAGCTAAACTGGTTGTCTACGGTGCTTATTTAACGGTTTATAATGTACCGGATTTTTTTAAGAACTATGCCCAAATTTGGAAGCCGATTGATAATGATAAGAAATATCGTGCGGCAGATCATAGATTCAGAGGTGCTTTTGATGGTTATGGTACTAAAATCGGTTATGCCAATAAAGACTTTATGGACTTGGATGTCGGCTTAAAGCTTGGTTCCAGCAGCAATTGGGATCCTGCTTCAGCGTCTCATACACAGACTATGAAGTATTTTGATGGTAATACTGCATTGGGAAATAGTGAAGCTATTTATATCGGCGACGTTTCTACTGGAACCGGAACATGGGTGACTGGTAAACAGGTTCGTTTCCCTGATGCAGGTTGGTATTACTTTGTGAAAAAAAATAGTGCAGATCCGACGACCTATCAATATGCAATTGGCTTTGACCTTTCTATGAAGCCGCTTGACAAAATGCTTGGCCTTGCCTTTACCGTTAACACAACACTTAGCAAGAATTATCCTGATGCTAACTTGAACTTTGGTGTTGAAGCAACTTCCGAACCGATGGATGGCTTAAAGCTGAAAGCAGGCTTTGATGGGATGTATGATTTCAAGGCTGCTTCTAATGCATTTAATTGGGATACCGTATTTACCGCTCAATATAAATGGGTAGGCGCCGGTGTGTATGTCGCTTCTGCTGATACTTGGATGGGCAATAATAATACATCCCATGCTAACCGTACCGATATGGCAGTGTTTGCTCAGTTTGCAACAAAAGGCGACAAGGGCGATGCTACTAATTTAGTGGAAGGCTTGGATGCCGGTGCATATATTAGTATGTACAAATTGCTTTATGGGCTGAGTGATGTTAAGAAATTCCCGCTCTTGGTAAAGGTGTGGGGCGCGTACAAGGTTAATCTTAATGATGCCATGTGGGTAAAGCCGTTTGCAGATGTATGGGTTGAAAGTGATGCAAAGCATGGCAATTCCATCGGTCTTGCTTATGACCTCGGTGTAAAGTTCAGCCCTGTTGAAAAGGTGGAAGTAAAAGCAGCATGGGAACATGGGTCAATTAATAAGAACGCTTATTCCTCTGCAACTCAGCGCAAATATAAGAAGGATTATGTATCTGTTGTTGATCATTCTGTTCTTGACAGTACCTTCTACGGTCAGTTTGTTCTTTCACTCACACTTACCTACTAG
- a CDS encoding AAA family ATPase, with the protein MLIDFTVANYQSIKEAQTFSFVSESRTEDKNTLFNLENNTIKLYPFSIIYGPNASGKSKFISALDDLCDFVQESYKYEEGADIPAYKPFLLDKEYINKPIHFEIEYEIDNNRYLYILEIGKNIVLKEELYLYSYNKRASRSTLFKRERDKDIYYGSLFSGSKKALETFLLPNQSLLSRTGNSNNDSLKEPYKFFKKQIDFYRRKSYELPELCMTTLFLEQEEKFKHTILNFLHAADIQIEDLKIEHTKKQEMSEYIQNEFNNLKSDDINLLKRVYSAEPKMAHKVIGSDINDVVYFDLATQESAGTKKLYDLAAYIVHSLISGTVLVIDEFNNALHPVIQKMIIDMYLDPEINDSHAQLLVTSHDTFIMDSCELKREQIWFTDKNNFGATELYCLNEFDKNLIRDYVNYGKYYFDGRFKALPAISKINLI; encoded by the coding sequence ATGTTAATTGACTTTACCGTTGCAAATTATCAATCAATTAAGGAAGCGCAAACTTTTAGTTTTGTGTCCGAATCACGAACGGAAGATAAAAATACTCTTTTTAATTTAGAAAATAATACCATTAAACTCTATCCGTTTAGTATCATCTATGGTCCGAATGCGTCAGGAAAGTCAAAATTTATTTCAGCCTTGGATGATTTGTGTGACTTTGTACAAGAATCTTATAAGTATGAAGAAGGTGCTGATATCCCTGCATATAAACCTTTTTTATTGGATAAAGAATATATAAATAAACCGATACATTTTGAAATAGAATATGAAATTGATAACAACAGATATTTATACATTTTAGAGATTGGGAAGAATATTGTATTAAAAGAAGAATTATATTTATATTCTTATAATAAAAGAGCTTCAAGATCGACGCTTTTTAAAAGAGAAAGAGATAAAGACATATATTATGGCAGTTTATTTTCCGGATCTAAAAAAGCACTTGAAACTTTTTTGCTCCCCAATCAAAGTTTACTTTCGAGAACGGGTAATTCTAATAACGATTCCCTTAAAGAACCATATAAGTTTTTTAAAAAACAAATAGATTTTTATAGGCGTAAATCTTACGAATTACCTGAATTATGTATGACAACTTTATTTCTAGAACAAGAAGAGAAATTCAAACACACAATTCTTAATTTTTTACATGCTGCAGATATTCAGATTGAAGATTTAAAGATTGAACATACTAAAAAGCAGGAAATGTCTGAGTATATTCAAAATGAATTTAATAATTTAAAAAGTGATGATATTAACTTGCTAAAAAGAGTATATTCTGCAGAGCCTAAAATGGCACATAAAGTTATTGGATCTGATATAAATGATGTAGTATATTTTGATTTAGCAACGCAAGAATCTGCGGGGACAAAGAAATTATATGACTTAGCTGCGTATATTGTTCACTCCTTGATTTCAGGTACTGTATTAGTTATTGACGAGTTTAATAATGCATTACATCCGGTAATACAAAAGATGATCATTGATATGTATTTAGACCCGGAAATAAATGATAGCCATGCACAATTATTGGTTACGTCGCATGATACATTTATTATGGATTCATGTGAATTGAAACGTGAACAAATATGGTTTACAGATAAAAATAATTTTGGTGCTACTGAACTGTATTGCCTAAATGAGTTTGATAAAAATCTTATTAGAGATTATGTAAACTATGGCAAATATTATTTTGACGGAAGGTTTAAGGCTTTACCTGCTATTTCCAAGATTAATCTTATATAG